Proteins from a single region of Rhodovibrio salinarum DSM 9154:
- a CDS encoding phytoene/squalene synthase family protein, with the protein MADASDQLSYCAEQIRANDHDRFLTCLFAPAGAREDLFALYAFNLEIAKVAEVVSEPMAGQIRIQWWREALDGLYSGAPRKHQVAEPLSAAIRRHDLSRDLFERLLDARERDLDTDPPATLEDLEGYATETSATLVELACEVLGVRDEASRTAARHVGIAHALVGLARAVPFHATQRRMMLPGNLAWEYELDPHDLFELRQPAAVRPVVREMATRAGEHLGKAKAARPPRKAVPALLPATLTRRYLSLLDAHDHDVFAPKVQTPPPGRPWRLLWANVRGRF; encoded by the coding sequence ATGGCCGATGCATCCGACCAACTATCCTACTGCGCCGAGCAGATCCGCGCGAACGATCACGACCGGTTTCTGACCTGTCTGTTCGCGCCAGCGGGCGCGCGTGAGGACCTGTTCGCCCTCTACGCGTTCAACCTGGAAATCGCCAAGGTCGCCGAGGTGGTGAGCGAGCCGATGGCCGGGCAGATCCGCATCCAGTGGTGGCGCGAGGCCCTGGATGGGCTCTACAGCGGCGCGCCGCGCAAGCACCAGGTTGCCGAGCCGTTGTCGGCGGCGATCCGCCGGCACGACCTCAGCCGCGATTTGTTCGAGCGCTTGCTGGACGCGCGCGAGCGCGATCTCGACACCGATCCGCCGGCGACGCTGGAAGACCTGGAAGGCTACGCCACCGAAACCTCCGCCACGCTCGTGGAACTCGCCTGCGAGGTACTGGGCGTAAGGGACGAGGCCAGCCGGACGGCCGCCCGGCACGTTGGCATCGCGCACGCGCTGGTCGGCCTGGCCCGCGCGGTGCCGTTCCACGCCACCCAGCGGCGGATGATGTTGCCAGGCAACCTGGCCTGGGAATACGAACTGGACCCGCACGATCTGTTCGAGCTGCGTCAGCCTGCGGCGGTGCGGCCGGTGGTGCGGGAGATGGCGACCCGCGCGGGGGAGCACTTGGGCAAGGCGAAGGCCGCCCGGCCGCCACGCAAGGCCGTGCCCGCGCTGCTGCCGGCGACCCTCACGCGCCGCTACCTAAGCCTGCTGGACGCCCACGACCACGACGTGTTCGCGCCCAAGGTCCAGACCCCGCCGCCGGGGCGCCCCTGGCGCCTGCTGTGGGCGAATGTGCGCGGGCGGTTTTAG
- the trmFO gene encoding methylenetetrahydrofolate--tRNA-(uracil(54)-C(5))-methyltransferase (FADH(2)-oxidizing) TrmFO — MTLSPKQTQAAVQTPVHVIGGGLAGSEAAWQLANRGVPVILHEMRPERQTDAHQTEGLAELVCSNSFRSDNPETNAIGLLHEEMRRCGSLILAAGDRARLPAGGALAVDRHVFSDSVTQAVSDHPLIEVRREAIDALPPADWDSVVVATGPLTAPGLATAVQELSGADYLAFFDAIAPIVYKETIDFDKAWFQSRYDKDGNDGAKHAAGEGDYINCPFDQAQYERFIDALLEAETTKFQTWEKDTPYFEGCLPVEIMAARGRDTLRFGPMKPVGLTDPRTGERPYAVLQLRQDNALGTLYNLVGFQTKIRYKQQKEIFRLIPGLEEAEFARLGGLHRNTFINSPQVLDAHLRLKAAPRLRFAGQITGVEGYIESAAIGLLAGRFAATERLGEPHSPPPEATALGALLTHITGGGDPETFQPMNINFGLLPEIQPPAGQKKIKRKDKKPMLSRRALEALDAWLARDPAQAAAE, encoded by the coding sequence ATGACCCTGAGCCCGAAGCAGACCCAAGCAGCCGTCCAAACTCCCGTCCACGTGATCGGCGGCGGACTCGCCGGCAGCGAGGCCGCCTGGCAGCTCGCCAACCGCGGCGTGCCGGTGATCCTGCACGAGATGCGCCCCGAGCGGCAGACCGACGCCCACCAGACGGAGGGGTTGGCGGAGCTGGTCTGCTCCAACTCCTTCCGCTCCGACAATCCGGAAACGAACGCGATCGGCCTGCTGCACGAAGAGATGCGCCGCTGCGGCAGCCTGATCCTGGCCGCGGGCGACCGCGCGCGCCTGCCGGCCGGCGGCGCGCTGGCGGTCGACCGGCACGTCTTCTCGGACAGCGTTACGCAGGCGGTGAGCGATCACCCCTTGATCGAGGTCCGGCGCGAGGCGATCGACGCGCTGCCGCCGGCGGACTGGGACAGCGTGGTCGTCGCCACCGGACCGCTGACCGCCCCCGGGCTGGCGACAGCCGTTCAGGAACTCTCGGGTGCGGACTATCTGGCCTTCTTCGATGCGATCGCGCCGATCGTCTATAAGGAGACGATCGATTTCGACAAAGCCTGGTTCCAGTCGCGCTACGACAAGGACGGCAACGACGGGGCGAAGCACGCGGCGGGCGAAGGCGACTACATCAACTGCCCGTTCGACCAGGCGCAGTACGAGCGCTTCATCGACGCGCTGCTGGAGGCGGAGACCACCAAGTTCCAGACCTGGGAAAAGGACACGCCCTATTTCGAGGGCTGTTTGCCGGTCGAGATCATGGCGGCGCGCGGGCGCGACACACTGCGTTTCGGGCCGATGAAGCCGGTCGGCCTGACCGACCCACGCACCGGCGAACGCCCCTACGCCGTCCTGCAGCTCCGCCAGGACAACGCGCTGGGGACGCTCTACAACCTGGTCGGCTTCCAGACCAAGATCCGCTACAAGCAGCAAAAGGAGATCTTCCGCCTGATCCCCGGCCTGGAGGAGGCGGAATTCGCGCGCCTGGGCGGTCTGCACCGCAACACCTTCATCAACTCGCCGCAGGTTCTGGACGCGCACCTGCGCCTGAAAGCGGCACCGCGCCTGCGCTTCGCCGGACAGATCACCGGCGTCGAGGGCTACATCGAGAGTGCCGCGATCGGCCTGCTCGCCGGGCGCTTCGCCGCCACCGAGCGGCTGGGCGAACCGCACAGCCCACCCCCGGAGGCGACCGCGCTGGGCGCGCTCCTGACCCACATCACCGGCGGCGGCGATCCCGAGACCTTCCAGCCGATGAACATCAACTTCGGCCTACTGCCGGAGATTCAGCCGCCCGCCGGCCAGAAGAAGATCAAGCGCAAGGATAAGAAGCCAATGCTCTCCCGCCGCGCGCTGGAGGCGCTGGACGCCTGGCTAGCGCGCGATCCGGCCCAGGCGGCGGCTGAGTAA